One part of the Lytechinus pictus isolate F3 Inbred chromosome 3, Lp3.0, whole genome shotgun sequence genome encodes these proteins:
- the LOC129268148 gene encoding uncharacterized protein LOC129268148 isoform X1 — translation MTSECDTNCTLEDFNFAFSLDCVSIPDSIPICKKHRAEIFNPKERIKCSFCGSQVKSKKYFCHSLSKESILKLKEVNDEFLFDDESVLCTSCQRFALREHSTECLLKELEQSFLLKCQQYEPSDDLDHVLFDVLNSTFLHLCSLCNTNKGFLLSTAYEYFLEVLKRKVPEKSLYFRLMRTKTFLHTKIVENFGKILIIHKSARKKGILFYISDISMSDLIEAWHTSCFEYRLLKNKCDDESGNPKDDEYLQSPSSSSVEIEFRSIIGQCNSNLRTQSKQIRDHFLTNPSHLIDFTLIDLTSFFNPLVWNVICLLTATREEFNHFTKSSFSVEKEYVNFPTDNTKSGQSRRQRRITAICFLQFILNEENSYPVHILTGTCIQRLTRSSKLLKIFNKFGFSCSKDTLNRFWHEVFARREKNGLMSELIPEAFTLISIDNIDVLSPFAAVTIDSSRSWHGTSIMAQQPKPITEKSHSLEKLSEDQLNIDSDIEQEFQVGAHSSESSIPNVKKPRLRRKLSLSGDSSLPAANRKDFQAPYYKTFIRSQLTIEYFEYSSHDKKFFEEGFFNMFVYVAERYYSLHYQSSTVIPSFKCKLAMVGNHETEKSNFSYLYVLDEKADSPNTLMHCLGILYKLFEINKNNNHLVVAGDGATIKMLINMKREYGEVLDWVIPFLGDWHVLKNFQEVIMKIFWDAGLKDLAKLAHKQMTLQSLASCSNFKRTHRFILQSYEAVFMCLLSSFLEHRKGTEVVISNDDFLKQIENVVCHLEYEDGKHKGVDEFFDAELHFIHSVIPFVNEFNAYCEEMSSKYETFRFWNQFVREDCLSYINLHMAMRTGNWNLRLASFKKMIPLFQAFDRQNYSTLIPGHLSMICGFPDYIREHFEKGAFVASISGKNFSHIGLDEAHEMLINRDCKMALTHSLPKDMNTLAGTLENQAKMISTLEEQLGITRPNKYQRDLDLSVIKLEFNNVKSYFEKLSNTQIFHSNQSACLSHIFTEKPATAVQQQSLLNFRKMGEDAYMAYCKMFILGQTSVEKPVARKFRLKTFAKEKIRKKKVSDLEKEKKLITLCYKRTIAHSQETKLPISDLCQFVTEPRALCGQNHMPHKGAKSLIYTQLDKRYNTQYPLIAHSYSFSPTDSCVIIEGMNIIYTSPLKQFKVFLDYAKFLVQRWVASYFKKGFREVRILFDQAGTQGTSPKGIERTRRDREDEEYNYESIDDNVPLPRTWMNFLKIRSNKQMLCRYLSQKFIDIVALEFKYPNQIFITSGGFHVGLDQSFDWTGVKVSSRGKESHNIVHNHEESDTQIWLHVFDSPCSKILIYSIDRDIGMIGLPLNFDDKSIIIQFDAKPGQEKFLNLNMLQSACERDSDLSQLSLKAIDVKKCIQTLYICSGCDFVSFFAQLGKRVFFNTFFQYASFIAGELSPDTQGTLYNTNLNADSDAGLLSFYRLVLCVYFNANRACLHDYSSPVDLFHSIDECSVFDRHIKALEVVRKASWKGVYEDGLLPSSSALKLHWLRSCWVQTVWDKVQIPIYNYPDIELYGFVVSRDDGEVHVACQWDTDESIEKIKSNVLYLTRGCSCAKSKCQNRLCKCRKEGRFCGPGCRCRQCQNLTAVDKLASDSDSSEEDSDIDHFDYDSDFDEVPCDKTNIEGTIEIDIDGDLSLFEDLQEDCSDYE, via the coding sequence ATGACATCTGAATGTGATACCAATTGCACACTTGAAGATTTCAATTTTGCATTTTCTTTAGATTGTGTATCCATTCCTGATTCCATTCCTATTTGTAAAAAGCACAGAGCAGAGATTTTCAACCCCAAAGAGCGaattaaatgttcattttgtGGTTCCCAAGTcaaatcaaaaaaatatttttgtcatagtCTTTCGAaggaaagtattttgaaattaaaagaagTTAATGATGAGTTTCTTTTTGATGATGAAAGCGTTTTGTGTACCTCATGTCAGAGGTTTGCTTTACGAGAACATAGTACTGAATGCTTGCTAAAAGAATTGGAGCAATCTTTTCTTCTTAAGTGCCAACAGTATGAACCGTCAGATGATTTAGATCATGTGTTATTTGATGTCCTGAATTCTACATTCCTACACCTTTGTAGCTTATGTAATACAAATAAAGGTTTCTTGTTAAGTACTGCCTATGAATATTTCTTAGAAGTTTTGAAGAGAAAAGTTCCAGAAAAATCCCTTTATTTTAGATTGATGAGAACAAAGACTTTCCTCCATacaaaaattgttgaaaattttgGCAAAATTCTGATCATTCACAAGTCAGCACGAAAAAAGGGAATACTTTTTTATATCTCAGATATATCAATGTCAGATCTTATTGAAGCATGGCATACAAGCTGTTTTGAGTACAGACTTctgaaaaataaatgtgatgatGAGAGTGGAAATCCAAAAGATGATGAATATTTACAATCTCCTTCAAGCAGTAGTGTAGAAATAGAATTCAGGAGTATAATAGGTCAATGCAACAGCAATTTGCGAACACAGAGCAAACAGATAAGAGACCATTTTTTAACAAATCCTTCTCACCTTATTGATTTTACTCTGATTGATTtaacttcatttttcaatcCATTAGTGTGGAACGTTATTTGTCTTCTTACTGCCACAAGGGAAGAATTCAATCACTTCACAAAGTCATCATTTAGTGTAGAAAAAGAATATGTCAATTTTCCAACAGATAATACAAAATCAGGGCAAAGTCGTAGGCAAAGAAGAATTACTGCAATTTGTTTCTTACAATTCAtattaaatgaagaaaatagctatcctgttcatattctCACTGGTACTTGTATTCAAAGACTGACTCGTTCCTCAAAACTActcaaaatatttaataaattcGGTTTTTCGTGTTCAAAAGATACTTTAAATAGATTTTGGCATGAAGTGTTTGCTCGAAGGGAAAAAAATGGTCTCATGTCTGAGCTCATTCCGGAAGCATTTACATTAATTTCTATTGATAACATTGATGTATTATCTCCATTTGCTGCTGTAACAATTGACTCGTCAAGAAGCTGGCACGGAACATCCATTATGGCACAACAGCCAAAGCCTATCACAGAAAAGTCACACTCATTAGAAAAGTTGTCTGAAGATCAATTAAATATAGATTCTGATATTGAACAGGAATTTCAAGTAGGTGCACATTCTTCTGAATCTTCAATTCCAAATGTTAAAAAACCTCGTTTGAGAAGGAAGCTTTCCTTAAGTGGTGACTCGTCTTTACCAGCAGCAAATAGGAAAGATTTTCAGGCCCCTTACTATAAGACCTTTATAAGGTCACAGCTTACGATAGAATATTTCGAATATTCCAGTCATGATaagaaattttttgaagaaGGGTTTTTCAATATGTTTGTGTATGTTGCAGAAAGATATTATAGTTTGCATTATCAATCTTCAACTGTTATTCCAAGTTTTAAGTGTAAATTAGCGATGGTAGGTAATCACGAGACTGAGAAATCAAACTTCAGTTATCTTTACGTCTTGGATGAGAAAGCTGACTCACCCAATACTCTGATGCATTGTTTAGGGATTCtttacaaattatttgaaatcaacaaaaataacaatcaCTTAGTTGTAGCTGGAGATGGAGCCactataaaaatgttgataaatatGAAAAGAGAGTATGGAGAAGTTTTGGACTGGGTAATACCATTTCTTGGAGATTGGcatgttttgaaaaattttcaGGAGGtgataatgaaaattttctggGATGCTGGTTTGAAGGATTTAGCAAAATTGGCCCATAAGCAGATGACTTTACAGAGTCTAGCATCATGTAGTAATTTCAAAAGAACTCACAGGTTTATCTTGCAAAGTTATGAAGCCGTATTTATGTGTCTGCTTTCCTCATTTTTAGAGCATCGTAAAGGAACTGAAGTTGTTATTTCTAATGATGACTTTCTGAAACAGATAGAGAATGTTGTTTGTCACCTTGAATATGAAGATGGAAAACACAAAGGTGTAGATGAATTTTTTGATGCTGAATTGCACTTCATTCATTCTGTTATTCCATTTGTAAATGAATTCAATGCATATTGCGAAGAAAtgtcttcaaaatatgaaacatttagATTCTGGAACCAGTTTGTGAGAGAAGATTGTCTGTCATACATAAACCTTCACATGGCAATGCGAACAGGGAATTGGAATTTGCGTTTAGCTTCTTTTAAGAAAATGATTCCATTATTTCAAGCTTTTGATCGTCAGAATTATTCCACCCTCATACCAGGACATCTAAGTATGATTTGTGGTTTCCCAGATTACATTAGAGAGCATTTTGAAAAGGGGGCATTTGTTGCAAGTATTAGTGGTAAGAACTTTTCACATATTGGACTAGATGAAGCACACGAAATGCTTATCAATAGAGACTGTAAAATGGCCTTAACGCATAGTTTACCAAAGGATATGAATACATTGGCTGGAACTCTAGAGAATCAAGCAAAGATGATAAGTACATTAGAAGAACAGTTAGGCATTACAAGACCAAACAAGTATCAAAGAGATCTTGATTTGTCAGTCATTAAATTAGAATTCAATAATGTGAAATCATACTTTGAAAAACTTTCTAACACGCAGATATTCCATAGCAATCAGTCAGCATGTCTTTCTCACATTTTCACTGAAAAGCCAGCCACTGCAGTCCAACAGCAATCTCTTTTGAATTTTAGGAAAATGGGGGAAGATGCTTATATGGCATATTGTAAAATGTTCATATTGGGACAGACATCTGTTGAAAAACCAGTTGCAAGAAAGTTTCGACTCAAAACTTTTGCTaaggaaaaaattagaaaaaaaaaggtatctgatttggagaaagaaaaaaaactaattaCTTTATGTTATAAACGAACAATTGCTCATTCTCAAGAAACCAAACTTCCTATATCAGATTTGTGCCAATTTGTAACAGAACCACGAGCATTATGTGGACAAAATCATATGCCTCATAAAGGGGCAAAATCGTTAATTTATACACAACTTGATAAGCGTTACAATACACAATATCCTTTGATTGCACATTCATATAGCTTTTCACCTACTGACTCTTGCGTTATTATTGAAGGGATGAATATCATTTACACCTCTCCATTGAAACAGTTTAAAGTATTTCTTGATTATGCTAAATTTTTGGTTCAGCGGTGGGTAGCATCATATTTTAAGAAAGGTTTTAGAGAAGTAAGGATACTTTTTGACCAGGCAGGCACTCAGGGTACATCACCTAAAGGAATAGAAAGGACACGTAGGGATAGAGAAGATGaggaatataattatgaaagtATAGATGATAATGTCCCTCTTCCCAGAACTTGGATGAATTTTCTTAAAATACGTTCAAATAAGCAAATGCTTTGTCGTTATTTATCACAGAAGTTTATAGATATTGTTGCACTAGAATTCAAGTatccaaatcaaatttttattaCATCAGGTGGGTTCCATGTTGGTTTAGATCAATCTTTTGATTGGACTGGTGTGAAGGTTTCTTCAAGAGGAAAAGAAAGTCATAACATTGTACATAATCATGAAGAGTCCGATACTCAAATCTGGTTACACGTTTTTGATTCACcatgttcaaaaattttaatttattcgaTTGATAGGGATATAGGAATGATAGGGCTGCCTTTAAACTTTGATgacaaatcaataataatacaatttgaTGCCAAGCCAGGACAAGAAAAgtttttgaatttgaatatgttaCAATCCGCATGTGAAAGAGATTCAGATCTATCCCAATTAAGTTTGAAAGCAATAGATGTTAAGAAGTGTATTCAAACACTCTACATATGTAGTGGGTGTGATTTTGTGTCTTTTTTTGCACAACTAGGGAAGCGTGTATTTTTTAATACCTTTTTCCAATATGCCTCTTTTATTGCTGGAGAATTGTCTCCAGATACACAAGGAACACtatacaatacaaatttaaaTGCTGATAGTGATGCAGGGTTACTCTCTTTTTATAGACTTGTACTATGTGTTTATTTCAATGCAAATCGTGCATGTCTACATGACTATTCCTCTCCAGTTGATTTGTTTCATAGTATTGATGAATGTTCTGTGTTTGATAGGCATATTAAAGCTCTTGAGGTTGTTCGGAAAGCATCGTGGAAGGGAGTCTATGAAGATGGACTTTTACCTTCCAGTTCTGCCCTAAAATTGCATTGGCTACGATCTTGTTGGGTCCAAACTGTTTGGGATAAAGTACAGATTCCCATATACAATTATCCAGACATTGAATTATATGGCTTTGTTGTATCCAGGGATGATGGGGAAGTACATGTAGCATGCCAGTGGGACACAGATGAAAGTATTGAAAAGATTAAATCAAATGTTTTATATCTCACAAGGGGTTGTTCTTGTGCCAAGAGCAAATGTCAAAACCGTTTATGTAAATGTAGAAAAGAGGGTAGATTTTGTGGGCCAGGTTGCCGATGTAGACAGTGCCAAAATCTTACTGCTGTAGATAAACTGGCAAGTGATAGCGACTCCAGTGAAGAAGATTCTGATATTGatcattttgattatgattctgattttgatgaagttccTTGTGATAAAACAAATATCGAAGGTACCATTGAAATCGACATTGATGGTGATTTATCTCTGTTTGAAGATTTGCAGGAAGACTGTTCAGATTATGAGTAG
- the LOC129268148 gene encoding uncharacterized protein LOC129268148 isoform X2, with protein sequence MQPSPSHLAGCQVLLIGDSIVRHAVFNGPFTSETLCFPGANVTSLRSSFVKSFQNYFDFSTKAVFIHVGTNNLEHSVWEKDSKAFHNLYISVRERFRCAKIIFSAILPRWDCEQLYRKSLYYNSQLKVLCDKLSCYYFDGSEAFELDDSYFSVDGLHLSTAGAQHLSTQIEEYITSKLNYTQPSYSPTCNRIPAELKKLYTPVKKKIVNVSSACSSKQWGYFNPDVEIERRRRRKRSVTKRERWKCGTIRTPDGFQTVRNSFKPSPTPPLPPNRHIPEFRCTVLIPYKRLHQFHHHSLPSCIPLPGVKSKYILHKKRKKPKRKRKRKVHPAVYSVHSQSQLGHLPDNHVTNPSHQNQQDAPNPPSSNCDQNPSSVQHPYPSSPPLEVPVHQSQPSVHHTSQPPKAPIPSSPSSTGRVASDSSFSLIDFDVHIHVGPNSIQSHAYNEGNPPIVYPSKNPLDDPIPSSQASIASLLPSSSHWDGIHPPIRPPDELSCQTFAYSLTGTPIIMPDLSSSFTNLNVHSSSNSLG encoded by the exons ATGCAACC ATCACCTTCACATCTGGCTGGATGCCAAGTTCTTTTGATAGGAGACTCAATTGTGCGACACGCTGTTTTTAATGGACCCTTTACTTCTGAAACTTTGTGCTTTCCAGGGGCTAATGTTACATCGTTAAGATCATCATTCgtcaaatcttttcagaattaCTTCGACTTTTCTACAAAGGCTGTTTTCATCCATGTAGGAACAAACAATTTAGAACATAGTGTTTGGGAAAAGGATTCCAAAGCATTTCATAATTTGTATATTAGTGTTAGAGAGCGATTTCGGTGTGCaaagattattttttctgctattctACCAAGGTGGGATTGTGAACAATTATATCGGAAAAGTTTGTATTATAATTCCCAGCTTAAAGTTTTGTGTGATAAGTTGTCTTGTTACTATTTTGATGGCAGTGAAGCTTTTGAACTTGATGACTCATACTTTTCTGTTGATGGACTGCATCTTTCTACAGCTGGAGCTCAGCATCTGTCCACACAAATAGAGGAATATATAACATCGAAACTCAACTATACACAACCATCATACAGCCCTACATGTAATCGAATTCCTGCAGAATTGAAAAAACTTTACAcgcctgtgaaaaaaaaaattgtgaacgtTTCATCTGCATGCTCATCAAAGCAATGGGGCTATTTCAACCCTGATGTTGAAATAGAgcggagaaggagaaggaaaaggagtgTCACCAAAAGGGAGAGGTGGAAGTGTGGAACAATTCGGACCCCAGATGGCTTTCAAACTGTGAGGAATTCATTTAAACCATCACCCACCCCACCGTTGCCACCAAACCGTCACATCCCGGAATTTCGCTGTACAGTCCTCATCCCATATAAAAGACttcatcagtttcatcatcattcattgcCATCATGCATCCCCCTTCCTGGAGTAAAGAGCAAGTACATCCTCcataagaagaggaagaagccaaagaggaaaagaaaacgaaag GTCCATCCAGCTGTCTACTCTGTTCACAGTCAATCCCAGCTCGGTCATCTACCAGATAATCATGTCACCAATCCTAGTCATCAAAATCAACAAGATGCTCCAAACCCGCCCTCTTCAAACTGTGACCAAAATCCATCCAGCGTCCAGCATCCATACCCAAGTAGTCCACCGCTTGAGGTTCCAGTTCATCAAAGTCAACCCAGTGTCCATCACACTTCACAACCACCCAAGGCTCCAATCCCGTCATCACCATCCAGCACAGGTCGAGTTGCAAGTGATTCATCATTTTCTCTTATCGATTTTGatgttcatatacatgtaggtcccaATTCAATCCAATCCCATGCATATAATGAGGGAAATCCACCCATTGTCTACCCAAGTAAGAATCCTTTGGATGATCCAATTCCATCATCACAAGCCAGCATAGCCAGCCTACTGCCTTCTTCCAGCCACTGGGATGGAATACATCCACCCATTCGACCTCCTGATGAATTATCATGTCAAACATTTGCATATAGTCTTACTGGTACTCCAATTATAATGCCTGATTTATCATCTTCTTTTACTAATTTAAATGTGCATTCAAGTTCCAATTCATTGGGGTGA
- the LOC129257195 gene encoding uncharacterized protein LOC129257195, giving the protein MMNKLRVAVIGGGGAGLCAARYMGARPDRFEPVVFEKADCVGGTWVYTEETGKDRHGLPIHSSMYTSLKTNLPKEVMSFPDFPFDSSLPSFVKHTDMLKYLQQYADHFNLLKYIQFNTLVESVRPVKPSSDTKSITWEVRVRNLENQESGSTSSHYDAVMVCNGHYALPKIPEMDGLDTFSGQILHSHNYRHPESYKDQSVLIVGAGASGIDIALDLSPHAKHVYLSHWKPRLKTPIPSNIKEVQAVKSICKTEVEFLDGHKDSFDCILFCSGYYYDFSFLHPDCSVDVTDGRITPLYKHVIHQIFPSLCFIGIAIRICPFPHFSAQTQFFLAALDGSMKLPTQKEMQEDEARDYQKKLDEGLPHRYAHLMGERQWGYHSDILSLAGAKQHQPVVEKLYKHVSVYRGTDVSNYKKMNFDIMDNENFVQLQSL; this is encoded by the exons ATGATGAACAAACTGAGAGTTGCAGTAATTGGTGGTGGAGGAGCTGGTCTGTGTGCTGCTAGATACATGGGAGCAAGGCCTGACAGATTTGAACCAGTTGTCTTTGAAAAAGCTGATTGTGTTGGAGGCACATGGGTTTATACAGAGGAGACTGGGAAAGACAGACATGGACTGCCTATCCATTCAAGCATGTACACATCTCTCAA AACAAACCTTCCCAAAGAAGTGATGTCTTTTCCAGACTTTCCTTTTGACAGTTCACTTCCATCTTTTGTGAAGCATACTGATATGTTGAAATATCTTCAGCAGTATGCCGACCATTTTAATCTCCTCAAATATATACAG ttcaacACACTAGTTGAATCAGTAAGACCAGTGAAACCTTCAAGTGACACCAAGTCTATCACTTGGGAGGTCAGAGTTCGCAATTTAGAGAATCAGGAATCTGGGTCTACCTCTTCTCACTATGATGCTGTCATGGTTTGCAATGG GCATTATGCACTACCTAAGATTCCAGAAATGGATGGTTTGGACACCTTTTCAGGTCAGATCCTTCACAGCCACAACTATCGGCATCCAGAATCCTACAAAGATCAGTCAGTCTTGATTGTAGGTGCTGGTGCCTCAGGGATTGACATAGCATTGGACTTGTCACCCCATGCCAAGCACGTATACCTCAGCCACTGGAAACCAAGACTTAAGACACCAATACCAAGCAACATCAAGGAGGTCCAAGCTGTTAAATCAATCTGCAAGACTGAAGTTGAGTTTCTAGATGGCCACAAGGATTCATTCGACTGCATTCTGTTCTGTTCTGGATATTACTATGACTTCAGTTTCTTGCATCCTGATTGTTCAGTGGACGTGACAGATGGCAGAATTACCCCACTCTATAAACATGTCATCCACCAGATATTTCCCAGTTTATGTTTTATTGGTATTGCCATACGCATTTGTCCATTCCCCCACTTCAGTGCTCAAACACAGTTTTTCCTAGCAGCGCTGGATGGCTCTATGAAGCTTCCAACACAGAAAGAGATGCAAGAAGATGAAGCAAGGGATTACCAAAAGAAGTTGGATGAAGGGCTTCCTCATCGATATGCACACCTAATGGGAGAGAGGCAGTGGGGCTATCACTCTGACATCCTCAGTTTAGCGGGGGCCAAACAGCACCAGCCAGTAGTAGAGAAACTTTATAAACATGTATCTGTTTACAGAGGGACTGATGTATCGAACTACAAGAAGATGAATTTTGATATAATggataatgaaaattttgtaCAATTGCAGTCACTGTAA